One region of Novipirellula artificiosorum genomic DNA includes:
- a CDS encoding alcohol dehydrogenase catalytic domain-containing protein, which translates to MKAIVYHGPEDIRVEELSKPSCGNDELLVKVDACAVCGTDLKTFKHGNPRIKPPMTMGHELTGLVEEVGAAAAGGFAVADRIVMATSISCGDCNYCKRGWPNLCANLAPMGFSYPGGMAEYVIIPGRALQNGHVVKTPSMEADHAALAEPVSCGVNSLSQTDLQKGDTVLVLGAGPLGIINACVARSLGAEKIILSEISDARLTQAKQFGFDVLINPSKEDLSECVKTHTDGLGADVAIVAAPAAKPQEDAMHLVRKRGSVVLFASLPASAATIQLDSRAIHYGELKVVGTSDSAPWHVEKAVELLESGQVPADKLVSHRLPLDEIHQAFELMASGEALRVVVKP; encoded by the coding sequence ATGAAAGCGATCGTTTATCACGGCCCTGAAGACATCAGGGTCGAAGAGCTATCGAAACCCTCTTGCGGCAATGATGAATTGCTGGTGAAGGTTGATGCCTGCGCCGTATGTGGAACCGACTTGAAGACGTTCAAACACGGCAACCCGCGGATCAAACCTCCGATGACCATGGGGCACGAACTGACGGGTCTGGTCGAGGAGGTCGGCGCCGCTGCGGCTGGTGGATTCGCGGTTGCCGACCGTATTGTGATGGCAACCAGTATTTCTTGTGGCGACTGCAATTATTGCAAGCGAGGCTGGCCGAACCTTTGCGCAAACCTCGCTCCGATGGGTTTCTCCTACCCGGGCGGCATGGCCGAATACGTGATCATCCCAGGACGTGCCTTGCAAAATGGACACGTCGTCAAGACACCGTCGATGGAGGCCGATCACGCGGCGCTCGCTGAACCGGTTAGCTGCGGCGTGAACTCACTTAGCCAAACCGACCTCCAAAAGGGCGACACGGTTTTAGTCCTGGGTGCGGGGCCTTTAGGGATCATTAACGCATGCGTCGCGCGCAGCCTGGGCGCGGAGAAGATCATCCTTTCGGAAATCAGCGACGCCCGTCTCACGCAAGCAAAGCAGTTCGGATTTGATGTCCTGATCAATCCTAGCAAGGAAGATTTGTCAGAGTGCGTCAAAACGCATACCGATGGCCTGGGAGCCGATGTCGCAATCGTCGCAGCGCCGGCAGCAAAACCGCAAGAAGACGCCATGCACTTAGTTCGAAAACGGGGCTCCGTCGTGCTGTTCGCTTCGCTGCCTGCATCGGCAGCAACGATCCAATTGGATAGCCGAGCCATTCACTATGGGGAGCTGAAAGTGGTCGGCACGAGCGACTCCGCTCCCTGGCATGTGGAAAAAGCAGTCGAGTTGTTGGAAAGCGGACAAGTCCCGGCTGATAAACTGGTATCCCATCGTTTGCCCTTGGATGAAATCCATCAGGCATTTGAGTTGATGGCTTCGGGCGAAGCACTACGAGTGGTCGTGAAGCCCTAG